A single genomic interval of Nevskiales bacterium harbors:
- the pdxA gene encoding 4-hydroxythreonine-4-phosphate dehydrogenase PdxA → MHDPFLPRLALTPGEPAGIGPDLCVMLAQAAWPAELVAVADPGLLRERARQLKLPLEVTEFDPAQPRQAHRPGRLPVQPVPMAAPVTAGRLDPRNAPYVIATLDTALALCLNRVCDALVTGPAHKGVINEAGIAFTGHTEYLAQHTATPEPVMLLYAPGLRVALATTHLPLREVAAALSQDKLSRVLRVLAAGLRERFGLSRPRILVAGLNPHAGEGGHLGREEIEVIEPVLTRLRAAGLDLHGPLPADTLFTPPQLRGADAVLAMYHDQGLPVLKHMGFGRIVNLTLGLPILRTSVDHGTALELAGSGRADPASLRCALDAAIELCARQRAG, encoded by the coding sequence ATGCACGACCCCTTCCTGCCGCGCCTCGCCCTGACCCCGGGGGAGCCCGCGGGCATCGGGCCGGACCTGTGCGTGATGCTGGCCCAGGCCGCATGGCCTGCCGAGCTGGTGGCGGTCGCCGATCCCGGCCTGCTGCGCGAGCGCGCCCGGCAACTGAAGCTGCCGCTCGAAGTGACCGAGTTCGATCCCGCGCAACCGCGGCAGGCGCACCGGCCCGGCCGGCTGCCGGTGCAGCCGGTGCCGATGGCCGCGCCAGTGACCGCCGGACGCCTGGACCCGCGCAACGCGCCTTACGTGATCGCCACGCTGGATACCGCGCTCGCCCTGTGCCTGAACCGCGTCTGCGACGCACTGGTCACCGGCCCCGCGCACAAGGGAGTGATCAACGAGGCCGGGATCGCCTTCACCGGCCACACCGAATACCTGGCGCAGCACACGGCGACGCCCGAGCCGGTGATGCTGCTGTACGCGCCGGGCCTGCGCGTGGCGCTCGCCACCACCCACCTGCCGCTGCGCGAGGTGGCCGCGGCGCTCAGCCAGGACAAGTTGTCGCGGGTGCTGCGCGTACTGGCGGCGGGGCTGCGCGAGCGCTTCGGGCTGTCCCGCCCGCGCATCCTGGTCGCCGGCCTCAACCCGCATGCCGGCGAAGGCGGCCACCTCGGGCGCGAGGAAATCGAGGTCATCGAGCCGGTGCTGACGCGGCTGCGCGCCGCAGGGCTGGACCTGCACGGCCCGCTGCCGGCCGACACCCTCTTCACGCCGCCACAGCTGCGCGGCGCGGACGCGGTGCTGGCCATGTACCACGACCAGGGCCTGCCGGTGCTCAAGCACATGGGCTTCGGGCGTATCGTGAACCTCACCCTGGGCCTGCCCATCCTGCGCACCTCGGTGGACCACGGCACGGCGCTGGAGCTGGCCGGCAGCGGCCGCGCCGATCCCGCCAGCCTGCGCTGCGCCCTCGATGCCGCAATCGAATTGTGCGCGCGCCAGCGTGCGGGCTAG
- a CDS encoding peptidylprolyl isomerase yields MNPRLRTLLLALLLAGAPPAPVRAASLDGIVVVVDEEVVLASELSEAMRQVELQLRSQGRPLPPRDVLQRQVLERLILQRLQVQRAKNAGLQVSEDELRQALTGIAARNQMSVNEFAEAAAREGIDFGQFREQLRTDLLISKLRQREVESRVVVSEQDVDLFLQSQAGQQEGKEYRLSHILVAVKEGASDEERSAVRRQAEEVLARARAGEDFAQLAARYSNDQLALSGGDLGWRDAAALPSLFANVVPSLKPGEVSPLLSSPSGFHIVRLNETRPAGGAQMVDETHARHILLTPNAVRNDVATRAAAENLRRELDAGADFAALARKHSNDPGSANRGGDLGWQPKGSFTREFESQLETMQPGEIRGPFPTQFGWHIVQLIERRTRDDSEGRKRDRARAAIFQRKVGEEYDLWLRRLRDEAYVEYRLAPSAGG; encoded by the coding sequence ATGAATCCGAGACTGCGGACGCTACTGCTGGCGCTGCTCCTGGCCGGCGCGCCGCCGGCACCCGTGCGCGCGGCCAGCCTGGACGGCATCGTGGTGGTCGTGGACGAGGAAGTGGTGCTCGCCAGCGAGCTGAGCGAGGCCATGCGTCAGGTCGAGCTGCAACTGCGCAGCCAGGGGCGTCCGCTGCCGCCGCGCGACGTGCTGCAGCGCCAGGTGCTCGAACGCCTCATCCTGCAGCGCCTGCAGGTGCAGCGCGCGAAGAATGCCGGCCTGCAGGTCAGCGAGGACGAGCTGCGTCAGGCCCTGACCGGCATCGCCGCGCGCAACCAGATGAGCGTCAACGAGTTCGCCGAGGCCGCGGCGCGCGAGGGTATCGACTTCGGCCAGTTCCGCGAGCAGCTTCGCACCGATCTTCTGATCAGCAAACTGCGCCAGCGCGAAGTGGAAAGCCGCGTCGTGGTCAGTGAGCAGGACGTCGATTTATTCCTGCAGAGCCAGGCCGGCCAGCAGGAGGGCAAGGAGTACCGCCTCAGCCATATCCTGGTCGCCGTGAAGGAAGGCGCCAGCGATGAGGAGCGCAGCGCCGTGCGCCGACAGGCCGAAGAAGTGCTGGCGCGCGCGCGCGCCGGAGAGGACTTCGCCCAGCTGGCGGCACGCTACTCCAACGACCAGCTGGCGCTATCCGGCGGCGATCTGGGCTGGCGCGACGCCGCCGCCCTGCCCAGCCTGTTCGCCAACGTGGTGCCCTCCCTGAAACCCGGCGAGGTCAGCCCGCTGCTCAGCAGCCCGAGCGGCTTCCATATCGTGCGCCTGAACGAAACCCGCCCCGCCGGCGGGGCGCAGATGGTGGACGAGACCCATGCGCGCCACATCCTGCTCACGCCGAACGCGGTGCGCAACGACGTCGCGACCCGGGCCGCGGCCGAAAACCTGCGGCGCGAGCTGGACGCAGGTGCCGACTTCGCCGCGCTGGCACGCAAGCATTCCAACGACCCCGGCAGCGCCAACCGGGGCGGGGACCTCGGCTGGCAACCCAAGGGCAGCTTCACGCGCGAGTTCGAGTCCCAGCTCGAGACGATGCAGCCCGGCGAGATCCGCGGCCCTTTCCCTACCCAATTCGGCTGGCACATCGTGCAGCTGATCGAGCGCCGCACGCGCGACGACAGCGAGGGTCGCAAGCGCGACCGTGCGCGCGCCGCCATCTTCCAGCGCAAGGTCGGCGAGGAATACGACCTGTGGCTGCGCCGCCTGCGCGACGAGGCCTACGTCGAGTACCGCCTCGCCCCGTCCGCCGGCGGCTGA